Proteins from a single region of Dictyostelium discoideum AX4 chromosome 5 chromosome, whole genome shotgun sequence:
- the pno1 gene encoding RNA-binding protein PNO1: protein MTEVIETKEVENIISEQSLKTESVKVSNKRSRDDEEMKDSEGGVKKTSFPQISVEDTEEEQIRKVTIPFNRIAPLKANWQQIYEPIVTHLKLQIRMNTKTRKVELKTSKSTKETSALQKAADFVHAFSLGFEVNDAVAILRLDDLYIDSFDVEDVKILKGDNLSRAIGRVAGKDGKTKFTIENVTKTRIVLADKRIHILGSYSNIRVAKDAICDLIIGSPPGKVYAKLRTVSSRIAERF, encoded by the exons atgacagAAGTTATTGAAACCAAAGAAGTTGAGAATATTATCTCTgaacaatcattaaaaacAGAATCAGTTAAAGTTAGTAATAAAAGATCAagagatgatgaagaaatgAAAGATTCAGAGGGTGGTGTTAAAAAAACATCTTTCCCACAAATTAGTGTTGAAGATACt GAAGAAGAACAAATTAGAAAAGTTACTATACCATTTAATAGAATTGCACCATTAAAAGCCAACTGGCAACAAATTTATGAACCAATCGTTACACATcttaaattacaaattagAATGAAtacaaaaacaagaaaagTTGAATTAAAAACCTCAAAATCTACTAAAGAAACATCTGCCCTTCAAAAAGCAGCTGATTTTGTACATGCTTTTTCTCTTGGTTTTGAAGTTAAT GATGCAGTAGCAATATTAAGATTAGACGATTTATATATAGATTCATTTGATGTTGAAGatgttaaaatattaaaaggaGATAATTTATCTCGTGCTATTGGTCGTGTAGCTGGTAAAGATGGTAAAACTAAATTcacaattgaaaatgttacAAAAACTAGAATAGTTTTAGCTGATAA acGTATTCATATTTTAGGATCATATTCCAACATTAGAGTTGCAAAAGATGCAATTTGTGACTTAATTATTGGTTCACCACCAGGTAAAGTTTACGCAAAATTAAGAACAGTTTCAAGTAGAATTGCAGAACGTTTCTAA
- a CDS encoding hypothetical protein (Bll4951 protein) yields the protein MNSIKKLSTTAIKFTKQTQRFNKRGFFKILNQYERGVVFNFGKFHTVKEAGFHIVIPFIQKCDIVDIRTFTYTLDKQKIISKDNINLTVDALVVFRIHDPKLAVTKANDCILLVNEMAQIKVCEILSHNTLDQVLHNRDKISNQIHDELKEALNKYGVTIEYLKLKDIHFDETIAKAIAKKVEAANLRDIKN from the coding sequence tgaattcaattaaaaaattatcaacaacagcaattaaatttacaaaacaaactcaaagatttaataagagaggattttttaaaattttaaatcaatatgaACGTGGTGttgtatttaattttggaaaatttCATACAGTGAAAGAAGCAGGATTTCATATAGTTATTCCATTCATTCAAAAATGtgatattgttgatattaGAACTTTCACATATACATTAGACAAACAAAAGATCATTTCCAaggataatattaatttaacagTTGATGCACTTGTAGTTTTCAGAATCCATGACCCGAAATTAGCAGTTACCAAAGCCAATGATTGTATATTACTTGTTAATGAAATGGCACAAATTAAAGTTTGTGAAATATTATCTCACAATACCTTGGATCAAGTTTTACATAACCGCGATAAAATCTCAAATCAAATCCAtgatgaattaaaagaagCTCTAAATAAATATGGCGTaacaattgaatatttaaaattaaaagatatccATTTCGATGAAACTATTGCAAAAGCAATCGCAAAAAAAGTTGAAGCTGCCAATTTaagagatattaaaaattag